In Aureibacillus halotolerans, one genomic interval encodes:
- a CDS encoding extracellular solute-binding protein, which yields MFNNKKGLNQLKTWGWSTVLSVSLLLTACSGGGSSEEVANKEPATGFNETGFPIVNEPITLSMFGPLAGEAPWEEREFFKVMKEKTNVQFDFTTPPRADLTTKKNLLLASEDLPDIFFGSGFTQEEMVEYGNQGVILPLEELIEKHAPNIQRMLEEEPEVRKAITTPEGHIFGLPMVNDAPSFWHLWYNGEWLENLGVEELPKTTEELFALLERFKNEDPNQNGQADDIPLSTHSGMGGLRHMFLGAFGVQGQEITITDGKVDYGAIQPGYRDYLEYMNSLWENELIDHESFSQNDNQKKAKGQNNQLGLFPDTRPYFVLGGEYDSTEHPVMAPVTGPGIDEPVLTLPKKFGPDGQFVLTKVNEHPAASIRWADYLYSKEGADFQHNVTEGLYWEWKDDSQTVRVIKDPPEGFENAEMYRSAISPDWGIGVPIWRTPVEERGWEWDESKFEQWLKAEDEEKLLPYAKPGYPHAFFTKEETRTVSRINRDLKKYIEQMEANFITGETPLSEWDSYVETIKGMNVDELVKINQAAFDRYEEK from the coding sequence ATGTTCAATAATAAAAAGGGGTTGAATCAATTGAAGACATGGGGATGGAGTACCGTATTGTCCGTCAGTCTTTTACTGACCGCATGTTCTGGAGGCGGAAGCAGTGAAGAAGTTGCGAACAAAGAACCGGCAACAGGATTTAACGAAACGGGATTTCCGATTGTGAATGAGCCGATCACGTTGTCGATGTTTGGTCCGTTGGCAGGGGAAGCGCCTTGGGAGGAACGAGAATTTTTCAAAGTGATGAAAGAGAAAACAAACGTGCAATTTGATTTTACAACACCACCACGAGCAGATCTGACGACAAAGAAAAACCTACTTTTGGCAAGTGAAGACCTTCCAGACATTTTCTTTGGCTCTGGCTTTACGCAAGAAGAGATGGTGGAGTATGGAAATCAAGGCGTGATTTTGCCTTTGGAAGAATTGATCGAAAAGCATGCACCAAACATCCAACGTATGCTTGAAGAAGAACCAGAAGTTAGAAAGGCGATTACGACCCCAGAAGGGCATATTTTCGGCTTGCCAATGGTGAACGATGCGCCGTCATTCTGGCATCTTTGGTACAATGGCGAATGGCTGGAAAACCTGGGGGTTGAGGAGCTGCCAAAAACGACAGAGGAGCTGTTTGCCCTTCTGGAGCGGTTTAAAAACGAAGACCCAAATCAAAACGGGCAAGCCGATGACATTCCTCTCAGCACCCATTCAGGAATGGGCGGATTGCGCCACATGTTTTTAGGAGCGTTTGGTGTGCAAGGGCAAGAAATCACAATAACGGATGGAAAGGTAGATTATGGCGCCATTCAGCCAGGGTATCGTGATTATTTGGAATACATGAATTCGCTTTGGGAAAATGAACTGATCGACCACGAGTCCTTTTCGCAAAACGACAATCAGAAAAAAGCGAAGGGCCAAAACAACCAGCTCGGTCTCTTCCCAGACACACGTCCGTATTTCGTCCTCGGTGGCGAGTATGACAGCACGGAGCATCCCGTGATGGCACCAGTGACCGGACCAGGTATTGACGAGCCAGTGCTCACGCTGCCGAAAAAATTTGGTCCCGACGGCCAATTTGTGCTTACGAAGGTGAATGAACATCCCGCCGCCTCGATTCGTTGGGCAGACTATTTGTATTCGAAGGAAGGTGCTGACTTTCAGCATAATGTCACGGAAGGACTATATTGGGAATGGAAGGACGATAGTCAAACCGTCCGCGTGATCAAAGATCCACCGGAAGGGTTTGAAAATGCGGAGATGTACCGCTCCGCCATTTCACCAGACTGGGGCATCGGCGTCCCGATTTGGCGCACGCCAGTCGAAGAACGCGGCTGGGAGTGGGACGAAAGCAAATTTGAGCAGTGGCTAAAAGCCGAAGACGAGGAGAAATTGCTGCCATATGCCAAGCCTGGATATCCACACGCGTTTTTTACAAAGGAAGAAACGCGCACGGTCAGCCGCATCAATCGCGATCTGAAGAAATACATCGAGCAGATGGAAGCCAACTTCATCACCGGCGAAACGCCGTTGTCTGAATGGGACAGTTATGTGGAAACGATAAAAGGCATGAACGTTGACGAGCTAGTGAAGATCAATCAAGCCGCGTTTGATCGATATGAGGAGAAGTAA